GGTCGCATGCCTGGCCCGCCTCGGCGAGCGCGTGCAGGAAGCGGTCCTGGATGGAGGCCACCGTCTCCGCGTGGACCGGCAGGATCCTGCACCCGACCATGCGGGGAGAGCTGGCTCTGAGCGAGCGTGCCGCCCGGTTGGGGTGGTAACCGAGGTCGGCGACCGCCCGGTTGACCCGCTCCCGCGTCTCGGCGCGGACCCGGTCGGGTGCGTTGAGCACGTTGGACACCGTCTGCCGTGACACCCCGGCCGCCTCGGCGACGTCCGAGATGGTCACGGACGGGCCCGGAGGCAGCCGTGGGCCATGGGAACCGGCTGTCATCTGCTTCCCCCCGCTGGTCGACCCCTGCGTATGCGCATGAACGGAGATCGGCGCCGCGCATGCTGGACGGATCGATTTTATCGTTCAAACCTGGGCTGTCGAGGCTGGACGGACGGGACGGGCACCACGAACACGGAGGGGGATGGGCAGCGCGCGGCTGTGGTGCCCATGCAGGAACGTCCCGCCCGGCCAACGAGGTTGCTCGTGACCGGTGCCCGGACCGGCGCTCAAGTGCACATCGAGCACGTCTAGTCGGGAGGCATCTTTGCCAAGGCGTCACGCAGTGCGGCGCGGGAGGTCACACCCAGCTTGGGGAAGAGCTGGTACAGGTGGGTGGAGACGGTGCGCGGGGAGAGGAAGAGCCGTTCGCCGATCTGTTTGTTGGTGAGGCCGGCGGCTGCGAGCGTGGCGATCTCCCGCTGCTGTGGGGTCAGGGACGCCGGCCCGGCGCGCTCGACGTGCCCCGTGGACAGCCCGGTTGCCCGCAGCTCGTTGCCGGCCCGGGCCGCCCAGGGGGTGGCGCCGAGTCGCTCAAAGGTGTCGAGTGCGGCGACGAGCTGTGTGCGCGCTTCCGTGGTTGATTTCGCCCGTCGGAGCCGTTCGCCATGGGCGAGTTGAACCCGAGCCAACTCGAACGGCCAGCGGTCGGTGCCGGGTACGGCCAGAGCCTTGTCGAACAGCTTGACCGCGTGGCGATCGGTCGCGGCGATCGCTGCCGATGCCTCCACGATCATGGCGAGCCGTGGCGAGATCGCGGCGACGCCGGCCTCGCGTACTGCGGCGACATGGGCTGCGGCCTCAGCGGGCCGGCCCGTTCTGACCGCGGACTCGACGAGATCCATGAAGAGAAACAGGGCGGTGGGGACGTGAGAGGCGAGCTCGCCCGCGCGGCCGACGAGCAGGCGGTGGGCGGTGTCGAGGTCGCCGTCACCGCGAGGAGGAGATGGTGCGCCGCGGCGACCAGCGGTCCTGCCCGCCCGCCGTCGGCCCGGCTGGACAGATGACCGGGGGCCGAAGCTCGGCCGTGCGCGGTCAGTGCTCGGCGGCCTGCCTGATCAAGGCAGCCACCTCAGCCGGCTGTGACACGTAG
This genomic interval from Streptomyces dengpaensis contains the following:
- a CDS encoding helix-turn-helix transcriptional regulator — its product is MDLVESAVRTGRPAEAAAHVAAVREAGVAAISPRLAMIVEASAAIAATDRHAVKLFDKALAVPGTDRWPFELARVQLAHGERLRRAKSTTEARTQLVAALDTFERLGATPWAARAGNELRATGLSTGHVERAGPASLTPQQREIATLAAAGLTNKQIGERLFLSPRTVSTHLYQLFPKLGVTSRAALRDALAKMPPD